In a genomic window of Anoxybacter fermentans:
- a CDS encoding glycosyltransferase, producing the protein MKVLMQARPDLLKIPAGDTIQILKTKAALEGLGVEVDINLTINPDLTAYQLVHCFNIIRVEETYAQVQNAIEQQCPVVLTPIYWNMKEYLEKTSPEKLNWWYKGMDKRKEVLKMAHVLLPNARSEMFQLKMDFKCNTPYQIVYNGVDPSFYESSPKLFIQKYGLKNFVLCVGRISPRKNQLTMIRALKGTDLKMVFIGSINDPRYYRQCLKEGGDQVLFISHLPQNRLASAYAAARVHMLASWYDTPGLVNLEAGLAGCNLVVSDRGTAREYFGDLVWYCSPDDPHSIRMAVLEAFFSPQIDDLKSYILRHFTWEETGKATFEAYLKLLNSRY; encoded by the coding sequence GTGAAGGTATTGATGCAGGCCAGACCTGATTTATTAAAGATTCCAGCAGGTGATACCATTCAAATTTTAAAGACGAAAGCTGCGTTAGAAGGATTGGGGGTAGAAGTGGATATTAATTTGACCATAAATCCGGATTTAACAGCATATCAATTGGTACATTGTTTTAATATTATACGGGTTGAAGAGACTTATGCTCAGGTGCAGAATGCTATTGAACAGCAGTGTCCTGTAGTTTTAACTCCAATTTATTGGAATATGAAAGAGTATTTAGAAAAGACATCACCTGAAAAATTAAATTGGTGGTATAAAGGTATGGATAAACGTAAAGAAGTATTGAAGATGGCCCATGTTCTTTTGCCAAATGCTAGAAGTGAAATGTTTCAGCTTAAAATGGATTTTAAATGTAATACCCCTTATCAGATAGTTTATAACGGGGTTGATCCTTCTTTTTATGAGAGCAGTCCGAAACTATTTATTCAAAAGTATGGTTTAAAAAATTTTGTTCTTTGTGTTGGTCGGATTTCTCCACGTAAAAATCAATTGACAATGATACGGGCCCTTAAGGGTACAGATTTAAAGATGGTTTTTATAGGTAGCATTAATGATCCTCGATATTATCGTCAGTGCTTAAAAGAAGGAGGAGATCAGGTGCTTTTTATTTCCCATTTACCTCAAAACCGGTTGGCATCGGCTTATGCAGCAGCCAGAGTACATATGTTAGCCAGTTGGTATGATACTCCAGGTCTGGTCAATCTGGAAGCGGGTTTGGCAGGATGTAATCTTGTGGTTTCTGACCGGGGTACAGCCAGGGAATATTTTGGTGATCTGGTCTGGTATTGTAGTCCAGATGATCCCCATTCCATCCGTATGGCAGTACTTGAAGCTTTCTTTAGCCCACAGATTGATGACTTGAAGAGTTACATTTTGCGCCATTTTACCTGGGAGGAGACCGGGAAAGCGACCTTTGAAGCCTATTTAAAATTACTCAATTCCCGGTATTAA
- a CDS encoding response regulator, with amino-acid sequence MNKGRVLVVDDEDAIRELIVFNLKQQGFEAIEAADGLEAIRKVEEERPDLVILDLMLPKMDGLEVCQKIRHSRELAKIPIIMLTARGEEVDRVLGLEIGADDYVTKPFSPRELMARVKAILRRLAQSQVEEDSNDKLSIGVLKIIPSRYRATFEGIELELTPKEFELLYMLALRPGKVFTRNELLEKVWGYEYMGDTRTVDVHIRRLRKKMEEINPDLDYIETIRGVGYRFRELKK; translated from the coding sequence ATGAATAAGGGTCGGGTTTTAGTTGTAGATGATGAAGATGCCATTCGTGAGTTGATAGTGTTTAATCTAAAACAGCAGGGTTTTGAAGCTATAGAGGCAGCAGATGGTCTAGAGGCAATTAGAAAAGTGGAAGAAGAACGACCGGACCTTGTCATTCTCGATTTGATGTTACCAAAAATGGACGGTCTGGAAGTCTGTCAAAAGATTCGCCATTCCAGGGAATTAGCAAAAATACCCATTATTATGCTTACTGCCAGGGGTGAAGAGGTGGATCGGGTACTGGGATTGGAGATAGGGGCTGATGATTATGTGACCAAACCCTTTAGTCCAAGGGAATTGATGGCCCGGGTGAAAGCTATTCTTCGTCGGTTGGCCCAATCTCAGGTTGAAGAAGATAGTAATGATAAACTTTCCATTGGAGTATTAAAGATTATTCCCTCCCGTTATCGAGCGACTTTTGAGGGGATAGAATTGGAACTTACTCCCAAGGAGTTTGAACTTCTGTATATGTTGGCACTTCGACCGGGCAAGGTTTTTACCCGTAATGAACTTTTAGAAAAAGTCTGGGGTTATGAATATATGGGTGATACCCGGACTGTAGATGTGCATATCCGTCGATTGCGGAAGAAGATGGAAGAAATCAATCCTGATCTAGATTATATTGAAACAATCCGCGGTGTCGGTTATCGATTTAGGGAGTTGAAGAAATGA
- the pnpS gene encoding two-component system histidine kinase PnpS, whose translation MSNSIKWKIISIFLLLQLLILFIIGIYLTSNLKKFIYQQMDISMLKQVRLLSELILPELEKGEYDQLQERSFKFAKEIQGRITVIAEDGKVLADSEENPERMENHGRRPEVLMAREKGIGWATRYSTTLNMEMKYLAQRVEPYGYVRLAIPVTEVRNTLLKIFGRILVGFVLAFSIFFILVLRVSESITEPIKKITDTAQKIAHGKLGERIHIYTRDEIGTLSRMFNMMAFQLEETIKKITNEKERLATILKNMADGLIALDAEKKVILLNPAAADIFGIKEEEARGKLLIEIIRNQQLTEAVQKAYEILEPVNTEISLYYPKEVILRAHLAPIIRNYDQIRGMVLIFTDITELRRLERLRSEFVSNVSHELKTPLTSIRGYVETLLEMELDDPSVIKCFLGVINRESQRLSRLIDDLLDLSRLEGKRHQKLTPTRLEKVVENVISILAPEAEKKGIDLLVDIPENLPRVMGIEEQLNQVLINLVDNGIKYTPANGKVSISAEPEGDWVILKVADTGIGIPEEDIDRIFERFYRVDKARSRQMGGTGLGLSIVKHIVKGHGGEIEVESEVGKGTIFKVKLKREKR comes from the coding sequence ATGAGTAACAGTATCAAGTGGAAAATTATTTCGATCTTTTTACTTTTACAGCTATTGATCTTATTTATAATTGGAATCTATCTGACCTCAAATTTAAAAAAATTTATATACCAGCAGATGGATATAAGTATGCTTAAACAGGTCAGACTTTTAAGTGAATTAATTTTGCCTGAACTTGAAAAAGGTGAATATGACCAGCTACAGGAACGTAGTTTCAAATTTGCAAAAGAGATTCAGGGACGGATAACTGTAATTGCTGAAGATGGTAAGGTATTGGCGGATTCAGAAGAGAATCCAGAGAGGATGGAGAATCACGGGAGGCGCCCTGAAGTTCTTATGGCACGGGAGAAAGGAATAGGCTGGGCTACCCGTTATAGTACAACTTTGAATATGGAAATGAAATATCTGGCCCAGCGAGTTGAGCCCTATGGATATGTACGTCTGGCTATTCCTGTCACGGAGGTCAGGAATACTCTTTTAAAAATATTTGGCCGTATTTTGGTTGGCTTTGTTCTGGCCTTTTCTATCTTTTTTATCCTGGTCTTAAGAGTAAGTGAGAGTATTACTGAACCAATTAAAAAGATTACTGATACAGCTCAAAAAATTGCTCATGGCAAATTAGGTGAGCGAATCCATATTTATACCAGAGATGAGATTGGTACTTTAAGCCGGATGTTTAATATGATGGCTTTTCAACTGGAAGAGACTATCAAAAAAATTACCAATGAAAAAGAACGATTGGCGACTATTCTGAAAAATATGGCTGATGGTCTGATTGCTCTGGATGCTGAGAAAAAAGTGATCCTTTTAAATCCAGCAGCTGCAGATATTTTTGGGATTAAAGAAGAGGAAGCAAGGGGCAAATTGTTAATTGAAATAATTAGAAATCAGCAGTTGACTGAGGCTGTACAGAAAGCTTATGAAATCTTAGAACCGGTAAACACCGAAATTAGTCTTTATTACCCAAAAGAGGTGATTCTCAGGGCACATCTGGCTCCGATTATTCGTAATTATGATCAGATTCGGGGAATGGTACTGATTTTTACTGATATTACTGAATTGAGGAGATTGGAGCGACTTAGGAGTGAATTTGTCAGTAATGTTTCCCATGAGTTGAAAACTCCCCTCACTTCTATACGTGGATATGTAGAAACTTTGCTGGAAATGGAGCTTGATGATCCTTCAGTGATCAAGTGTTTCTTAGGCGTAATCAACAGAGAGAGTCAACGTTTATCAAGGTTAATTGATGATCTTCTCGATCTATCCCGGCTGGAAGGTAAACGTCATCAAAAGTTAACTCCTACCCGGCTTGAAAAAGTAGTAGAAAATGTAATCTCAATTCTGGCGCCGGAAGCTGAGAAAAAAGGAATTGATTTACTGGTTGATATCCCGGAAAATTTACCCCGGGTTATGGGGATTGAAGAACAATTAAATCAGGTTTTAATCAATCTTGTAGATAATGGGATCAAATATACTCCTGCCAATGGAAAGGTCAGTATAAGTGCAGAGCCAGAAGGTGATTGGGTAATTTTAAAGGTAGCTGATACTGGTATTGGAATACCAGAAGAAGACATAGATCGAATTTTTGAACGATTCTATCGTGTGGACAAGGCAAGATCCCGTCAAATGGGTGGAACCGGTCTTGGGCTCAGTATTGTCAAGCATATTGTCAAAGGTCATGGTGGAGAGATTGAGGTGGAAAGTGAAGTAGGTAAGGGGACAATTTTTAAGGTCAAGTTAAAACGTGAGAAGAGATAG
- a CDS encoding tRNA 2-thiocytidine biosynthesis TtcA family protein: MRLSLPRTYVKKIWRAIVEFDLIQANDRIMIGFSGGKDSSFLAYALSVLKKSAPIPFEVEAVHIDLGFNPDFDFGRFYKFFEQIEIPFHVEHTRIQEIVFSKGEKSACARCAYFRRGAVNSYAKERGCNKVAYAHHYDDAVETFLLSILYSGQVSTFLPRTYLTESKLTVIRPLVYLREKEIREAKKFTGYEPIISPCPMDGCTKRAEVKNLIRQLTRKNKMVFYNVAAAMCENSIGDMWPKRLTGEEFAAKMKEFWSLKYSDLED, translated from the coding sequence ATGCGTTTAAGTTTACCCAGAACTTATGTTAAAAAAATCTGGAGAGCAATAGTTGAATTTGATTTAATTCAAGCTAATGATAGGATTATGATTGGTTTTTCCGGAGGCAAGGATAGTTCATTTCTTGCATATGCCCTCTCAGTATTAAAAAAGTCAGCACCTATTCCTTTTGAAGTAGAAGCTGTACATATTGATCTTGGTTTTAATCCGGATTTTGATTTTGGTCGGTTTTATAAGTTTTTTGAGCAAATTGAGATACCTTTTCATGTAGAGCATACCCGGATTCAAGAGATAGTTTTTTCTAAAGGAGAAAAGAGTGCATGTGCCCGCTGTGCGTATTTCCGCCGTGGAGCAGTTAATTCATATGCTAAAGAGAGAGGCTGTAATAAAGTAGCTTATGCTCATCATTATGATGATGCGGTGGAAACTTTTCTTTTAAGTATTTTATATTCTGGTCAGGTAAGTACATTTTTACCTCGTACGTATCTGACTGAAAGTAAGTTGACTGTAATCCGTCCACTTGTTTATTTGAGAGAAAAAGAGATAAGAGAAGCTAAAAAGTTTACTGGTTATGAACCAATTATAAGCCCCTGCCCTATGGATGGGTGTACAAAACGGGCTGAAGTAAAAAATTTAATTCGCCAATTAACACGAAAAAATAAAATGGTCTTTTATAATGTGGCTGCAGCTATGTGTGAAAATAGTATAGGTGATATGTGGCCTAAGCGTCTTACAGGTGAGGAGTTTGCGGCTAAAATGAAAGAATTCTGGTCTTTAAAATATAGTGATTTAGAAGATTAA
- a CDS encoding Na/Pi cotransporter family protein, translating into MLIFFGIVGGLAIFLYGMQIASESLQLVAGSRFKKVLKFLTKNQFMGVAFGCIVTFLLQSSSATTVLLVSFVSASLMNLTQTLGVILGANIGTTLTVQLISLKFSDYALLLIALGFLLRFMKKNPHFKEIGGVILGFGFIFYGMKIMSDSMVPLRTVPTFTHMLTSLGQRPVLGTILATLFTAIIQSSAATLGLAISLSTQGLLPLKAAIPIIFGSNIGTCATALLSSIGVSQEAKKVAIAHTLFKIMGVIIFFPFIGQLTALMQYMGGDMGRQIANIHTIFNVGLAVIFIPFTSQMAKLVHWLVPEKKEEGIGVPRYITPKALDTPMIAIEQANQEVIRIGRLIQKMTKEVLDAVLSKNRIKLAELQGLEAAIDRLAQALTNYLSDLSQKTIDEHTAQKVINLLFINNDLEHIGDLYEKMLTKGYKILKDDLNFSNEGLEELREMHKTVIEMIDLTIDALEYGDWEKARTVTLEQPYIIMDEWRYRKTHILRLQQGIQDSRATSNIHLDLINIMQKVCEHSRNICQVLLYEAGQLYDLFNIFEDAETVESKDA; encoded by the coding sequence GTGTTAATTTTTTTTGGAATTGTCGGAGGTCTGGCAATTTTTCTCTATGGGATGCAGATTGCCAGTGAAAGTCTTCAGTTGGTTGCAGGCTCTCGTTTTAAAAAAGTACTTAAATTTTTGACTAAAAATCAATTTATGGGAGTTGCATTTGGTTGTATTGTTACCTTTTTGCTCCAGAGTAGTAGTGCAACTACTGTCCTTCTGGTCAGTTTTGTTAGTGCTTCATTGATGAATCTGACCCAGACTCTGGGAGTAATATTGGGTGCTAATATTGGAACTACTTTGACGGTTCAATTAATCTCTTTAAAGTTTTCTGATTATGCCCTTCTATTGATAGCTTTAGGATTTTTACTGCGTTTTATGAAGAAAAATCCCCATTTTAAAGAAATAGGTGGAGTTATTCTTGGGTTTGGCTTTATATTTTATGGAATGAAAATCATGTCTGATTCTATGGTACCTTTAAGAACTGTTCCAACTTTTACCCATATGCTTACCTCTTTAGGACAGCGTCCGGTTTTAGGGACAATTTTAGCTACTTTGTTTACTGCTATTATTCAAAGTAGTGCAGCAACTTTGGGTTTGGCTATATCTCTTTCAACGCAGGGACTTCTACCGCTTAAAGCGGCCATACCAATTATTTTTGGTTCCAATATTGGAACATGTGCTACTGCTTTGCTTTCTAGTATTGGTGTAAGTCAGGAAGCTAAAAAAGTGGCTATAGCCCATACCCTTTTTAAGATTATGGGAGTAATAATTTTTTTCCCATTTATTGGTCAACTTACTGCATTAATGCAGTATATGGGCGGAGATATGGGGAGGCAGATTGCTAATATTCATACTATCTTTAATGTGGGTCTGGCGGTGATTTTTATACCCTTTACTTCCCAGATGGCCAAATTGGTTCATTGGCTTGTGCCTGAAAAAAAGGAAGAAGGTATTGGAGTTCCCCGATATATTACACCTAAGGCCCTTGATACTCCGATGATTGCCATTGAACAGGCTAATCAGGAAGTAATCCGGATTGGAAGGCTAATTCAGAAAATGACGAAAGAGGTATTAGATGCTGTTTTGAGTAAGAACAGGATAAAATTAGCTGAACTTCAGGGATTAGAAGCAGCTATTGATCGTCTTGCTCAGGCCCTTACCAATTATTTGAGTGATCTCAGTCAGAAAACTATTGATGAACATACAGCTCAGAAGGTTATTAATCTGCTCTTTATTAATAATGATTTAGAACATATCGGTGACCTTTATGAAAAAATGCTTACGAAAGGATATAAGATTCTTAAAGATGATTTAAACTTTTCTAATGAAGGGTTAGAAGAACTTCGAGAGATGCATAAGACCGTTATAGAGATGATTGATTTAACAATTGATGCTTTAGAATACGGAGATTGGGAGAAAGCCCGGACTGTAACATTAGAACAACCCTATATTATTATGGATGAATGGAGATACCGGAAAACCCATATTCTTCGTTTGCAACAGGGAATCCAGGATTCCAGGGCTACTAGCAACATTCATCTGGATTTGATAAATATTATGCAGAAAGTCTGTGAGCATTCTCGAAATATCTGTCAGGTATTACTATATGAAGCTGGTCAGTTGTATGATCTATTTAACATTTTTGAAGATGCAGAAACAGTAGAGAGCAAGGACGCATGA
- a CDS encoding LacI family DNA-binding transcriptional regulator, which translates to MATTIRDVAKKSGYSITTVSRALNGYDDVSEETREKILQVAKELNYYPNRIAQNLVTKRFNTLGMFILERMTFQQPFIFEVVSGVVDEATKEDFDLLLFGTQSLRSGMKPHQMCTQRGVGGAIIMGLRLHDPIIQVMEESGFPTVLIDIPIKGKRATFVASDNQLGSLQAINHLVNLGHRHIGFINGHLEAWVSLERLKGYKKGIEEHSLPWKSEYIFQGDFSKESGKKGARILMTQNPELTAIFVASDLMATGVIEELTLMGYKIPDDISVIGFDDLDFASHIKPTLSTIRQDKYQLGIEAARKIIAMIKNENYLPEQHFLKTTLISRESTGPVRIE; encoded by the coding sequence ATGGCAACTACAATTCGTGATGTAGCGAAAAAATCTGGATATTCTATAACCACAGTGTCACGTGCTTTAAATGGGTATGATGATGTGAGTGAAGAAACGCGAGAAAAAATTTTACAGGTGGCAAAAGAATTAAATTATTATCCAAACCGTATCGCTCAAAATCTTGTTACAAAGCGTTTTAATACTCTGGGGATGTTTATACTTGAACGGATGACTTTTCAGCAACCTTTTATTTTTGAAGTTGTCAGCGGAGTAGTAGATGAAGCAACAAAAGAGGATTTTGACCTTTTACTTTTTGGTACACAATCTTTACGGAGTGGTATGAAACCTCACCAGATGTGCACACAGCGGGGAGTAGGAGGTGCAATAATTATGGGCCTCCGACTGCATGACCCTATTATTCAGGTGATGGAAGAGAGTGGATTCCCCACTGTACTTATAGACATACCTATTAAAGGGAAAAGAGCTACCTTTGTTGCTTCAGATAATCAGTTGGGTTCTTTACAGGCTATTAATCATCTGGTTAATTTAGGCCACCGACATATTGGATTTATTAATGGACATTTGGAAGCATGGGTTAGTTTAGAAAGATTAAAGGGGTATAAAAAAGGGATTGAAGAGCATTCTTTACCCTGGAAAAGTGAGTATATTTTTCAGGGTGACTTTAGTAAAGAATCCGGTAAAAAGGGAGCCAGGATACTTATGACACAAAATCCTGAACTGACCGCTATCTTTGTTGCCAGTGATTTGATGGCTACAGGAGTGATAGAAGAATTAACTCTTATGGGATATAAGATTCCTGATGATATTTCGGTGATAGGATTTGATGATCTGGATTTTGCTTCTCATATCAAACCTACTCTATCCACAATACGCCAGGATAAATACCAACTTGGTATAGAGGCTGCCAGGAAAATAATTGCGATGATTAAAAACGAAAATTATCTACCAGAACAACATTTTCTTAAAACTACTTTAATTAGTCGGGAGTCTACAGGTCCAGTTAGAATAGAATAA
- a CDS encoding HAD family hydrolase, which yields MKYRLIVSDIDGTLTEVWDQVNDRNRQVLKRLVKKGVAFMIATGRSFKTAESILKSLDIPCYACLMNGAVLLSYPERKLIYTNYISVDEKNLIMEKIQKFGGHAVIYNGYERGDKIYYNENYRLNPVLDKIINSSINRRIQVGNMIKDINHPVPVISCVGEEEEIDTIQNLLEPYQDKFNILKLKENYYEDFFWLMITRKGVDKVHGIKYVAKQLRIRREEIIAIGDDLNDLEMIKYAGLGIAMENGVDELKAVADMIAPPCTEDGMALILEEIYSI from the coding sequence ATGAAATACCGTCTAATCGTTTCAGATATTGATGGAACTTTAACTGAAGTCTGGGATCAGGTAAATGATCGAAATCGTCAGGTTTTAAAGCGGTTGGTTAAAAAAGGGGTCGCTTTTATGATTGCTACCGGTCGAAGTTTTAAAACTGCAGAAAGTATTTTAAAGTCTCTTGATATTCCCTGCTATGCCTGTTTGATGAATGGGGCTGTATTACTTTCCTATCCTGAACGGAAGTTGATTTATACTAATTATATTTCTGTGGATGAGAAGAATCTGATTATGGAAAAAATCCAAAAATTCGGTGGACATGCCGTAATTTATAATGGTTATGAAAGAGGAGATAAAATTTACTATAATGAAAATTATCGGCTAAATCCCGTTCTTGATAAAATTATAAATTCGAGTATTAATAGACGGATTCAGGTCGGGAATATGATTAAAGATATTAATCACCCGGTACCTGTAATTAGTTGTGTAGGGGAAGAGGAAGAGATTGATACTATTCAGAATTTGTTAGAACCATATCAGGACAAATTTAATATTTTAAAACTTAAAGAAAATTATTATGAGGATTTTTTTTGGTTGATGATTACCCGAAAAGGAGTAGATAAAGTTCATGGGATTAAGTATGTTGCTAAACAATTAAGGATTCGACGCGAGGAGATTATTGCTATCGGAGATGATTTAAACGATCTTGAGATGATCAAATATGCAGGGTTAGGTATAGCCATGGAAAATGGAGTTGATGAACTTAAAGCTGTGGCAGATATGATTGCACCTCCTTGTACCGAGGATGGAATGGCCCTTATTTTGGAAGAGATTTATTCGATTTAA